AGGGACTGCAGGTTCTTTGCCCAGATCCACCACATCCCTCCTGGGTGATACAAGCAATTTGTAGAGGTCCTGGGAGTCAGTTCATAAAGTGAACCGCATGTGTCCTTCCTACCTTTTAAAGACTCTGGTGAGGCCTTACTCATTACagtcagctaaaaaaaaaaaaaaaaaaaaaaaaaaaaatcaacaaaaccccAGTACATCAGACATGAAGTGCTGTGAAGAAGCATTAAAGCACAGCACAGGATGAATGATAAATTCAGTGGTTCCTAtttgagatgaaaaaaaaaaaaaaaaacaccaaaccccacAACTCAGCCTGTCTTCCTACCATGTTTTATCACCTGGCATTCATTGGCATTCTGAACACTTTAAGGAAAGTTGTAGCAAAGCAAAGTCACTGTTGCATTTGAAGGACAATGTATATACCAGGAAAGGCTAAGCTTCTGCCTCAAGAAAAATATCCACGCTTTTTGTTCTCTTGGATCTCTCTTCCTCCACCCCCAAATTTCACTGgagggtaggaaaaaaaaaaaaaaaaaaaaagaaaaaaggcatttgGTCAATCAATAGCAGTTTTCAAAAGCATCTTTAAATAGTTTTGTTATAATTTAAACAGGAGTTAAAGCCTGCACCCAGTGTATACTGTACCATGGTTTGTGTGCTACTGTGTAGCAACATTGATAAGTCTTATTTGCATCAAGCATGGCAGTTACAAGTGGCAAAGTCTCTCAGTCTTCCACAGTTAAACAcgaaaaagttaaaaaaaaaaaccacaacagaaacACCAAAACACTTCTTTTAAAGGCATTTTATACAGAATTGTGTGAAAACACATTggactgaagaaaagaaaaaaatcacagcttcaTCATATAAGTAAATCAAACTGGTCATTCAGTTTCCTCCTACAAATTGCAAACCACATATTTCATTGTTCCccaagatcacagaaccacagaacgttaggggttggaagggacctccaaagttcatccagtccaaccccctgccagagcagggtcacacaagaacatatccaggtgggtttggaatgtcaccagaaaaggagactccacaacctctctgggcagcctgctccacagctccagcaccctcacagggagagttttctctcctgttcctgtggcacctcctctgctccagcttgcctccagtgccccttgtgctgtccttggccatccctgagcagagcctggctccatccttcccACACTGccttgcacatctttatccccagcaatgacggcagccctcaggctcctctgctccaagctccagctcactcagcctggcctcacagggagatgttccactgcctgcagcatcttggtggctctgcactggacactttcaagcagttccctgaggtccttcttgaactgaggggtgcagaactggacacaatattccacatgtggcctcaccagggcagagtagagtagaggagaaccttttaaatacattttaaagcaTCATCTTTATGGAAATAGTAAGCTAAAATGCCAAAAATGTCTCCTAAGCATAAGTTCCCCATAGGAAAATGTGTCTGCAGCTGAACACTGGAAAACTGGCCAAGCAGAGGCCTCCTGCTCTGTATTTTATacatgctggcagcacaggggaCACTTTGAGAACAAAAGGCTTCAAAACTTTTTTTACAACTTAGAGGAAATACAATGGGAATCACAAGTGTTCATAAAGAGCAAAGGAGTAAAGAAATTGAGTACTCAgatgctcttaaaaaaaaagagcagaaacagCAAATTAAGTCTAAAGAAGCTTCAGAACAAGCAAAGGTAGCATTTCTTCTTAAGGTTTGAGGTTAAGCTAAGAATTCTTCAGGACAGGATGTTACAAACATTGATGTTTTATAGGACTCAGGAAGAGAACTGGTCTTATGAAAgagctccacagcagctgctgaatgaGACAACTCCTGCGACTTCTGAAGTCCCTCAGCACTCCTATTTTAGGTCATTACCTTGCTCTACTTTTCCAGAACCAACGATTTGGTAGGTTTTAGAGAGCAGAACAAACAGCAAACGATCAAAAGCAGATCTTACGTATCCTTGTAAAAGTCACTCTCAGCACTGAAGAGAGACCTTTAGAAAAGGCTAACTCATCACATGTCGACCTTTTATTATATCTGCTGGGAACAGAGGTCGCCTTAAATTCGTCACGGTGAGCCACGGTTAATATGGGTTAGTATCAGCCTGACTTTAGAACAGCCCAGCCTGACCCGCAGACCCTGCGGAGGAGCAGGACCTGTCTACGGGGGCaattccagctccctgcccaccGCCGAGCGAGGAATGGCAACAGAGACAAGCTTGCTTCAACACATTCCCTTTCCCCTATGCCTCCAACATCCTCGTTCCCCTCGAGGCGCACATCCCGCTCCACAAAGCCTGCTGAGCGCAGAAGCGGGACCCACAGGCCACCTCCCGCAGCCTCCGGAAACTCGGAAACACTGCGGCTGGGCGCGGATCACCGCGCGTCTACCGAGCGCGTCCTCTCCTCCTCCGGAGCCGGGCTGCTTCCTCCGCGGAGCAGCTGCCGAGAAGCCGAGAGCAGCGCGCGAACAGCCCCCGCGGGAAGGAAGCCGCGGCTGCTGAAACTGCCAAGGCCGGCACCGGCCCCGGGCCGCCGCCCCACTCACAGGGAGGGTGGCCGGAGGCGGAGGATCTTCTTCCACAGAGCGACGCCGGACCCGAGCCTCCGCCCGGCAGCAACGCTGTGAAGCCCCCATAGATACGCGGGGTGCCCGGAGCCCGCGCAGGCCGCGCCCCCGGCCCCCGCACCTCCGCTTACATTACGGCCCCTCAGGACACGCCATGGGCCGCACCACCGCCCGCGGGGAGCCCGGGACACCGCCCTCCAGCGCCGCACTCACCTCCCGCGCCGCCGGCGGCCGCTACTCCCGTGGCGGCGGCAGCGGAGCCTGCAGCGATGCCCGCGCTTGGCCGCACCCCGCCACTGCCTCTCCTGTCGCCGCGCGCACGCGCAGCGCGCACGCGCCCTCTGCCGTGCCACCCACGGTCGGCCCACGGGGGGCTGCGTGACCCTTCCCAGCGCAGAGGTCGGCGGGACGGAGATAGGGTCCAGGCCGTGCCTCCTCCGCATGCCGGGGTCCAATATCCGAACGTTTTAGCGCATTGGCAACGGCGCGTGTCGCCCTCCGCCCACCTTCCCAGCGCTGAGAGGATcccacagccacactgctctcGGGGATCCCCCGCGGCTCATCGATGGGTATCGGCCTCTTGCACCCAGGCAGTTTCAGGTTCCTGCTGGCGCTGCAGGCGGCGCGGCCATTTCCCTCACGCCTACAGCTGTCACCTCTCTTAGCAGCTCCCGGGCCCAAATCCCCTGGCTCAGCACGGAGGGAGCGAGATGGGAGGGTGGACTAagctcagctccctctgcagcaccagggctctgcacccccTAGGGTCAGGCAGAATGTGCTGGCCTCAAGGAGACCTGGGCTCGgggacaggctgctggaggtgcaTACAAGGGTAtcttccccttgtcctgcccgGGATCAAGAGAGACAGCAGGGTTCAACCCACTGACATTTCTCAAGCGCCCATCATAAATTTCAGAGTATCAGCTTTGCTCTGGGTTTTTATTGCTTGCCATTCCTGCCCAGGGAAGAGGGCGTGCTGCAGCCTGCATACCACTCTGGTCTGGGGCTGTTCCTCTGGACTCTCAGCCGCTTGGTGTTtccatctccagctcctcatcttcctcctctgacCAGCTCAAGCTGTCATCTGAGTCCTCTTcctgtgctgcccagagctctTCTGCATTGGTAGCTTCTTTCTGCTTACCACAGGAGTGCAACCTGTTCTGGAGTAGCTCCAGCCTGGCCCATGAGCCAGGGCTGGCTTTGCAAAGCACGATCTCCACCTTGCTAGGAACCATGCTCACAAAGCTCTTCTCTGTTTTGATGACCTAAAGAGAGGGAAACGTACAATGAactggggggggaggagggggagtgcGGCAGGTAGCACATGTCCATTCTTactgcagagccctgccagaggagcagagaggagaaatcTCCCCTTGTGTgccaggaagcagagcaggttcCAGATAagcttcacagtatcacagctaagcagcagggctgcactgGTGCAGAGTTCTGGAGGGTTCAGCTAGGTGCATCCACATGCAGGGCTGTGGCACAGCACCCTGCCCAAAGCAGGCATGCCCACGCTGAGCAGCGCTCTGCTAcctgcaggcacaggctggACACGTGGGAAAAGAAGGCAAGAAATGCACATGCAAATTGCTGAGGGtcactgctcctcacagccagcAAGCAGCTGGGAAATCAACGAGTCTCTGCCCTCACACTGCTACCTGCTTGAAGACACAGCAGAATTGCAGGGGGAGACTGGGATCTGCTAGGACAAGGACCTGGGGCAGTCTAGAACCAAACCCAGAACGCTTTACAGAGCTGGCACTGACATACAGCTCTGCTTTTAGTCCAGGACTGATTGgtccagccaccagcagcctgtgaaagAGCTCTCTCACAGTCTGTAAGGCATTTCCCAGCAGAAGTGGCTCTAAATGGTGCTGAGTGACCTGGCTCCTAGACAACCTCAACAAGAGCAAGTCAGCACTGTGGCAGAGAGTAGTTTAGGATGCCTCAGATAGTACAGAGCAGTTAGATAGGCACTGAGCCCAGGCACACTCCTGGCATGGCTCTCAGGGGATGCTACCACTATGGGATCAACAGATAAAAACCtagtttcccctcagcctttgctgctatAGAAAACTGGAACCCTGGAGATAAACtaagctctctgctgtgccatGGTGGACCCAAAGCTTCAAGAGCTGGCAATGAATCACAGCGAGGCAGGGACTGTGAAGTGGCTGGGGTTTCACACATGCCAGCCAGGGACAAGATGGCGTCTGGGAGGGCCATGGTGTTCCCATGCAATAATCTTGTCAAAGTCTTTCTCATGCTCCATGCACAGGAAGTGGTGTGCAGAAATTGCAGCAACAACcatttgctgcttttccaaAAGTCAGAGAATCCTGACCATGCAGAGAGCAATTTTCCCTCCCAGGAGCCTGTATCTTGGGCTGCAGATGATTCTCCCAGAGCACAGGCTGccttgcactgctgcagcccagccccatgcaTACTGGAATAGGGATTGAAGTAAACAGGATCTTACCCCCCAGAGATCCAGTTCTGCCTGGAAAATCTTATTTCCTTCACAGGTGATGTGAACCTCAAGCTGAAAGATCCACAGACAATTACCTGAACAGGTACCATGGCACTGCCAGAGCTCTTCCCCCAGGAAGCGTAGATATCTTCCAGCACTGTAATGCATCCCAAGTCCTGCTTCCACTAACAGTCTGGTGATCCCCTCAGCACCTGGGAGCCCTTCCCTCCTTTGGAGCATGCCAGGTTCGCCTCTGCCACCAGCTGAGGGATTTAATCCCTGCAAAGACACCTGCTGAGGCTGAAAGCCACTGAACCAGACTGGCCAGGCAGACActgctacagcagcagcaaagtggcCAGGCTCCCAGGGACTGTGGGTCAGCAGTGCCAACTCCTGCTACAGCAACAGACCAAACAGGCCACCAAAGAGTGCCAGGCACtcagccatctccaggctgTTGGCTCTTCTAAATCAGGTGCCATGGAAGCAtgcactcccagcccagctctgccagccccactCACCACAGTGCTGTTGGCTTTCACACTGCTCAGAGCGGGCAGGGGATTCTTGGCATAGACAGTAACCACCACCTGGCTGCTAGTTTGGTGCCAGTCCTGCCGGCATGACACCACCTTCTGGTCCTGCCAGGGAGAGGAACCCATCACTGCACTGCATACAGCCCTAGCACACCCCACACAGCAGGGAGGTCTGTGCCTGAGCATGCTGCTTTGCACATCTTCTTCAGAGTGCCAGCGGAGGGTGGCATCAGCTAAGCAAGATCAGTCTCTGCCTTTTGTGCAGGTTTTTGAGGGGAAGTGGTTCCTGCAAAGAtggccagcccctgccaggctGTCTCATGCAACATGGGGCATCTTGGGATTGCTCTAGAGACGTGTTAAGACCAGACATATCCCTTTCTTGTTCCTGAGTCACCTTGCTGTGCCCAAGCTCACAGACAGGCACTGGTACAGTTGGAAACTTGGTCTGGAGGGCAGCGCAGGGACAGTTGCTGGATGTGGGTCATGCCACCAGGCTAAATTTGGGAGACAGATGAGCTGCAACTGGCCACGTTTCACCTTTCCCCCACAAGACTCCCACCTGATCAGTGCTAcaggcagctgtggcctcaccaggccTTTCAGAGCAACAGCAGGAGACAGATCCCCTGCAGCCCTTAGTACtgccaaccaaacaaaatgccCCAGGAGGAATCCCAGCACAGGCATGAGCACAAAGTATCTACATCACAACATCACACTTCattcactgcaacctcctttacATCCACTAAATGTTTTCTGCTCCAGGACAAAGAACAGTCTGGGCTCAGAGagggttgctcagagcagtgcagaTTGAGGGGACCATGATGCACTTTCAGGGATATCCTGGGCCACTTTTGCCAGCTCAAGCCTGTTTCCAGCCAAGAGCTTTCCTGACGAAACACACTCAGTATTAGGAACTGGGATTTCTTCCCCGTTGCCCTGCCACAATACCATGGTTCCGTGTAGGTGAGGGCCCTCCTGGGAAGCAATTGCCGAGCAAAAGTTCCATTGAAACCAAATTGAGTTATCTGCACTCCTCTGTCAAAATTTTTGGgccttttctccatttttttcctgtgctcaaCTGTCTGCCCCTGTGTAAGAGCCTGCAGCCATGCCTGGGGACAGGTCTTGCCTCGTTTGCTTCCTATTGCACACCTGCCCGTGGGGTGTGACATCTGACACAGGttgtggctgcaggagcagcatttTAACCATCAGATGGGTGAAGATTAAGTGTTCAATACCACACAGTCGTCTGTTGGCAGTTATGAAAACTGAGAGAATTAAATGCACAGACTCACATGAATGCAGAGCAAGGGAAGCAGTGCTCCTCAGGTGCCAGTAATGGCACTTTCCTCACACAAGTCACACCTGCCAAGAGCCCCCTTACCCCCTTCGCCTTCCAGCAGTGTGTCCCGCTGCTGCAGCCCGGCTGCTCCAGGAAGGCACTGAAGTCTGTCGTCTTGattccacagcagctccagtaCTTCATCCTGGGGAGAGCAGGtgacctgagcagagactgcccacaggagcaggagaggggacCACAGAATGCTTCAAAGTGGTGGGGAAGAAGGGCTCATAGGCagcacctcccccccccccccgcccaccTGTCACCCAGGGGAGTGTCACCCATGACTGCACCAGCCATGCCGCTGAGGCCACACAACCTTGTGATGCAACACTTTCAGCCCCCATCAGCGTCAGTATGCAACCCAGTAAAGGGCTGTTCCTTACCCCTCATGGAAGACAGGAACACCAGGATGGAAATTACAAACTTCCATGTTGCTCTCAGGGCCCTGGTACATCTGCAGAGTAAGCAGCAGAGGAAACTTTGGGCTGTGACTCCAGTGCcgcacagcatggcacagccaggcacCCACCCATCAGTGCCCATCCCTTCATAGGGACAACACAATGCCCAATGTCACCCTTCCACTGGGTCCAGCATCTGTGAGGACTTACTCTGGGACTatgcccagccagcagcctggtcCTTGCTCCCTGCCATCAGGGCAGCCCACCTGGCCTCAGCAGGACCCATATGCAGTCTCCGAAACACAGCCTGGtgccagcccagggctgggcagcatTGGGACAGCAGGCAAGTTTGGGCACCACAGAAACTCACTTTGAGGTGCAAAGGGCTGTTCAGCCATCctgtccttttccctccttcccagagTATGTCAGTCATGTCCTTATCCACTTTTTGCTCCCTTACTTgctcccctctctgctgctttcacaggTTGCTGACCCTCATGCAGCTTACTCCCTCAGGCACACACCTGGAGGCAGGCAGATAGCTCTACACAAGGTGGCCTTGAGGCAAGGTAGAAAAGTTGTCCTGCATCTATCAGTGCAAGTGGGAATCATTCCATAGGCATTTCACCCACATGCCCATCTCTGTCACGTGTGCTATAGTACATTGCAATGAGCAGCAGGGAAATGCTGTACCCCCAGTTCGGGAATCTGGAAGCTTCTTGCAGGAGTGTGACTGGGAGATGACAGAGGCAACCACTCCAAGGACTGCATGCATTATTGACCTGATGGGCACTGCTACCTCTCACCCCACCTGGCACCCTGCTCCACACTTGGTGGCAGCTGGGAAATGAGCCCCCCCGTCAGCCAAGTGGTGCAGACAGTGCAAAGATGAGACCCTGCCAGTTACTCACCGCCTTGCAGGCTGCGTTGGTGCAGGTGGTGCCAGCTCTCACCTGGGCAACTGCCTCCCCTGGGAAGGCAACACAGCCTCACACCAGGGCATGTGCATGTGCTGTGTGCGCCTGCCCCAatccctccctgcagctccaccgccagctccccagcatggcacacacagccctgcagcacagcccattGCAATGCCCCTCCAAGTGGCAGCTCTGGGTCTGCAGGTGGCTGAGCCGGCAgcaccccctgccctgtgccctgcaaaCCCCAAGCTGAACTGGCCCTGTGCAACCCACCCTGCCATCCACCAGCTCTCACTACCTGCGCAGCCACCTTCAGGTGCTTCGGCCTTGGAGGACAGGTTCAGTTTCTccagtgcctgctccagagACCTGGACACTTTGATTGGCAGCAGCTGTCTTGGCTCATCAGAGCTGGGAAACATCAGCAGCAAAGGCCAAGTGGAGTTTTGGTGCAATTAAGGTGTCTTTACCTCTGCTGAGGAAGCATCAGGGCAGGAggcatgcagaagcagcacagcagggggaCACTGCTAGCTGAGCCCCGCTCACCTTGGTCTTTCCCGCTGCATCTTCTCAGCTGATTTTGGTCCTTGGACTATGAGCTCCTTCACTGCCTTGGCCTTCTGCTCATCTGCGATCTCTTGGCTGGAAGGCTCAGGAGGCTTCTCCTTGCTATGAAACCCCTTTGTacatccctgagcagcagaggcaaaCCTGGTGCCTGCTTTCCCCTCCCTAATCTGGTAGCTGCTTCCAAACCCTGCGAGTTTCCATGCCCTGGTGGCTCCATATCCTGCAGGGATGGGCTCTGACCCTGCACTAGGGCAGGGGCTGTGTCTACAGAGATTTCCAGAGACAAGACAGCCTCACTGGGGCCATGGCAAAGAggtctcagctctgctgcaccccagcccagcagctgaagggcagcaAGAGTCTCTTCACATCCTgggcctctgctgctgcactcccTGCACTCGGATATTCACAACTGTGCTAATGCTGGGGGCTTTTGTGTTCTTCCCATAGGATCCTGGTGGAGAACCTCAGCCCCCTCTAATATCATTCTCTGGGAGCCCTGGCCCCAGGCTTTGGGAGCAGCACCTTTGCTTGCAGGCTTCTTGGAAGCATATAGAAAATCCTGTGCCAACAGTCCAAAGGGCAGCCttggcagggatggggatgagaCAGGACAGGGGCAAGGAGGAGAGGACGGAGCAGCAGTGGGTGCATTTGGAATGGCGAGTCACTCACCTTGATGGAGAGAAATTCAGAGAAGTCTGTTGTGCGCTTCTTGCAACAagaccagccctgggcaccagCAGATAACAAACTGGTCAGCTGtgggcagccctgctgggcacaaggtctctctctgcagacccagctcctgccctACTCACCTTTAGGGCATCATGAAAGATGGGGACACCCGGGTGATACAGGCAGGAATCTGGAGAGGGAACATGAAGCAGAACCTTTTAGAAGGAGCAATCCTGAGGCCTGGCAGATCCTAAACCAGCTGCTGCCGTGCAGGCTGCCTGCgctgggctcagccctgctcggcagctcaggctgcagcgTGGCGACCGAGGCcgcaggctggggaggtgccGTGGGTCTCACTCAGCCCAGGGCGAGGCGGAGCAGCCCCCTTACCCTTGGTGTTGTGCTGAGGATCAAACCTCTGCCCGCAGCCCTTGTTGCAGCACAGCGACGCCATGGCCCCGGCGCACTCACAACGTCCTTCACCCCTTCCACCCAAACCCCATCGCCCCTGCCCGGGatcgccgccgccgctgccgctgcTTCCCGTCCAGCCCTGGCGCCGACGGTGGCTTTGCCTATTTTTGGAGGCAGCCGGAGGCTGTAATTGGAGAGCAGGCTAAAGATGGATACAGCAGCTGGGACCCAGTACCCACGTTATCTCCAGAGGCATTTCTGCCCTAcccctgctcctggcagaggGAATGGGCACTGCAGGGTGGCTCCACACctggggtgagcagagggcCTCACAGTGCCTGCCatcccaccagcacccagcatggAGGCATTGGTGCCGCCCCAGTGCTCAGGCTTGGCTTGGGacaccctgcagctcctctggaacAACTgttctcagctcctgcagcatttATAAAAGCAGATGAAAGTTTCCTATATAAGAAGGGAAGACACTTCCCAGAGTTCCAGGGCAAAACCTGTGCtgacctcccccagccccaaaaGGCACAACTATCGCCCAGAGGCACAGGGAGcgaagcagtgtgtggagccaGAAGAGCATAAAATGTCAAATGGTCCCTCTTGTAACCAGGAGGGATTTGCTTGAACTCCCATTCTGG
This DNA window, taken from Indicator indicator isolate 239-I01 chromosome 17, UM_Iind_1.1, whole genome shotgun sequence, encodes the following:
- the ITGB1BP2 gene encoding integrin beta-1-binding protein 2 isoform X2, with product MASLCCNKGCGQRFDPQHNTKDSCLYHPGVPIFHDALKGWSCCKKRTTDFSEFLSIKGCTKGFHSKEKPPEPSSQEIADEQKAKAVKELIVQGPKSAEKMQRERPSSDEPRQLLPIKVSRSLEQALEKLNLSSKAEAPEGGCAGEAVAQVRAGTTCTNAACKAMYQGPESNMEVCNFHPGVPVFHEGMKYWSCCGIKTTDFSAFLEQPGCSSGTHCWKAKGLEVHITCEGNKIFQAELDLWGVIKTEKSFVSMVPSKVEIVLCKASPGSWARLELLQNRLHSCGKQKEATNAEELWAAQEEDSDDSLSWSEEEDEELEMETPSG
- the ITGB1BP2 gene encoding integrin beta-1-binding protein 2 isoform X1; its protein translation is MASLCCNKGCGQRFDPQHNTKDSCLYHPGVPIFHDALKGWSCCKKRTTDFSEFLSIKGCTKGFHSKEKPPEPSSQEIADEQKAKAVKELIVQGPKSAEKMQRERPSSDEPRQLLPIKVSRSLEQALEKLNLSSKAEAPEGGCAGEAVAQVRAGTTCTNAACKAMYQGPESNMEVCNFHPGVPVFHEGMKYWSCCGIKTTDFSAFLEQPGCSSGTHCWKAKGDQKVVSCRQDWHQTSSQVVVTVYAKNPLPALSSVKANSTVLEVHITCEGNKIFQAELDLWGVIKTEKSFVSMVPSKVEIVLCKASPGSWARLELLQNRLHSCGKQKEATNAEELWAAQEEDSDDSLSWSEEEDEELEMETPSG